One region of Ferrimicrobium sp. genomic DNA includes:
- a CDS encoding carbon storage regulator, producing MLVLTRKDGEKIMIGDGIEITIVETKSGSVKLGIVAPPEVAVMRDDARVVN from the coding sequence ATGCTTGTACTAACACGCAAGGATGGCGAGAAAATCATGATCGGAGATGGCATCGAAATCACCATCGTCGAGACAAAGTCTGGTTCGGTGAAGCTCGGAATCGTGGCCCCACCAGAGGTAGCGGTCATGCGCGACGATGCGCGGGTCGTCAACTAA
- a CDS encoding ATPase, T2SS/T4P/T4SS family: protein MPEVAATTKRSKGDAPPYWRLTQQRQSAVSKFSRNPTVSDTVQGSASYAQKRKIVEDLVCSQAAEFGIGANQASEFAVVVADDLVGLGGLETLIRDETIFNVTIRWMDGEDAQIGLHRIGSSVKEQFAYPLANNLNTFRESIIGGKAIRFSGQPVNWTYSSPHITLYLPSHRVRIAANMLHDTRSVLASVRMNRTGQPDLDEIYRMGMIPTRGMYWFLRAMLASRATFLVVGSTGSGKTTLLRGLLHSVDPSDYLYVVEDSPELDLNSRVERHDMILALVPTKERNMANLIRDSQRFMADRIVIGEALDDSIIDWFTVANVTGGSGLTMHAEEPASIWRRIKNMVGSKLSEREVFERMAESVDVILFVRQRYERDPERQIEHVWVLTHQLGADGKPVYGELWGFDSELRTTKWRGVIPESIQDKVNRTGVRLVDNGGDVGFARVPNRALDPLLAGIVDGSKEGSAEGQIYQRQDGSQAVTSVAPQTASEPKGSTSSPSEAEVFAAIFGAESTPRARDRRGEH from the coding sequence ATGCCTGAGGTCGCGGCCACCACCAAGAGATCAAAGGGTGACGCCCCTCCTTATTGGAGGCTGACCCAACAGCGCCAAAGCGCTGTGAGTAAGTTCTCGCGCAATCCAACGGTTAGTGATACCGTGCAGGGCTCGGCGTCCTATGCCCAAAAGCGCAAGATCGTCGAGGATCTGGTGTGCTCACAAGCTGCTGAGTTCGGAATCGGTGCAAACCAGGCGAGTGAGTTCGCTGTAGTGGTCGCTGACGATCTTGTTGGGCTCGGCGGACTTGAGACACTCATCCGTGATGAGACCATCTTCAACGTCACCATTCGATGGATGGATGGAGAAGATGCACAGATTGGATTGCATCGAATCGGATCGAGTGTCAAGGAACAGTTTGCCTACCCGCTGGCGAACAACCTCAATACATTTCGTGAGAGCATTATTGGTGGCAAGGCGATCAGGTTCTCCGGTCAGCCGGTGAACTGGACCTACTCATCTCCTCATATCACCCTCTATCTACCGAGTCATCGTGTGCGTATCGCAGCGAACATGCTCCACGACACGAGATCCGTGCTCGCCTCGGTCCGAATGAACCGCACCGGTCAGCCGGACTTGGATGAGATCTACCGGATGGGGATGATCCCAACTCGAGGGATGTACTGGTTTCTCAGAGCAATGCTGGCATCACGTGCAACGTTTCTCGTCGTTGGCTCAACGGGCTCTGGCAAGACCACTCTGTTGAGGGGACTCCTCCACAGTGTTGATCCAAGCGACTACCTCTATGTGGTGGAGGACTCCCCAGAACTCGATCTCAACTCGCGAGTAGAGCGTCATGACATGATCTTGGCTCTCGTACCGACCAAGGAGCGCAACATGGCCAATCTCATTCGCGATAGCCAGCGCTTTATGGCAGATCGCATCGTCATTGGAGAGGCGCTCGATGATTCGATCATCGACTGGTTCACGGTCGCCAACGTCACTGGAGGATCTGGCCTCACCATGCACGCGGAGGAGCCAGCGAGTATTTGGCGCCGCATTAAGAACATGGTGGGCTCCAAACTCTCAGAGCGCGAGGTCTTCGAGCGCATGGCCGAGTCTGTCGATGTGATCCTGTTTGTGCGCCAACGCTATGAACGCGATCCAGAGCGACAGATCGAACACGTTTGGGTGCTGACCCACCAGCTTGGTGCTGACGGTAAGCCGGTATATGGAGAGCTTTGGGGGTTCGACTCTGAACTGCGCACTACGAAATGGAGAGGCGTTATCCCTGAATCCATCCAAGACAAGGTGAACCGAACTGGCGTACGACTTGTTGACAATGGTGGCGATGTTGGATTCGCCCGTGTCCCAAACCGCGCTTTAGATCCGCTGTTGGCCGGCATCGTCGATGGGTCCAAAGAAGGGTCCGCAGAGGGACAGATCTACCAGCGCCAAGACGGGTCCCAAGCTGTCACATCGGTCGCTCCACAGACGGCGTCTGAACCGAAAGGTTCTACGTCCAGCCCGAGCGAGGCTGAGGTCTTTGCTGCAATCTTCGGGGCAGAATCCACGCCCAGAGCTCGCGATCGTAGGGGGGAGCACTAA
- a CDS encoding phage replisome organizer N-terminal domain-containing protein, with protein MARRKQMWFRMYTKTMRDMKIMRLSVTHRWLWVAVLSAARESPISGELMLTQTLAVDELSLSQYANLRVQDVHAGLKLFQDLELIYWDDTKNAWAVTAWSNRQFESDDAAVRVANHRYKKQHSNVTTPLPVTTLQHTIDRDIDIEKEAKASLAEQGKYTEPQTGLSDRVSELADSPELKVVHNPITPSAANPKARRTRQTRSTTRETTSGPQVRKRDPLFDAMAVACGHDLDNLTKSEGTAIGSAVAEVRHQPDITPGLIHAKAQAYRSMHPDWELTPRALVKHWSALGQTTTPWVDPRQRELADFREKCGIKDTFHEELINHLKASAEKPILPPGVIPAELFHPNQLEYYKKYMPEIEIRYTEVTSDASDVPPVDPIVEDPPEPPRPELLEEDWG; from the coding sequence ATGGCAAGACGAAAGCAAATGTGGTTCCGGATGTACACCAAAACCATGCGGGACATGAAAATTATGAGGCTGTCTGTGACCCACCGTTGGCTGTGGGTAGCGGTGTTATCTGCTGCCAGAGAGTCCCCAATTAGTGGAGAGCTGATGCTGACCCAGACCTTAGCTGTGGACGAGCTGAGTCTGAGCCAATATGCAAATTTACGCGTGCAGGATGTCCACGCAGGACTCAAACTCTTCCAGGACCTAGAGCTGATCTATTGGGATGACACAAAGAACGCTTGGGCTGTAACTGCCTGGTCAAACCGGCAATTTGAATCTGATGACGCAGCCGTACGGGTAGCGAATCACCGTTACAAGAAACAACATAGTAACGTTACAACGCCGTTACCGGTAACAACGTTGCAACACACCATAGACAGAGACATAGACATAGAAAAAGAAGCTAAAGCTTCTTTAGCCGAACAGGGAAAATACACCGAGCCACAAACCGGTCTTTCTGACCGCGTGAGCGAGCTAGCTGACTCACCTGAACTCAAGGTGGTCCACAACCCAATCACACCCTCCGCGGCGAACCCAAAGGCGAGACGTACAAGACAAACGCGATCAACCACTAGGGAAACCACCAGTGGTCCCCAGGTTAGGAAACGAGACCCGCTCTTTGACGCGATGGCTGTTGCCTGTGGGCATGATCTCGATAACCTCACCAAGTCCGAGGGGACAGCTATCGGGTCGGCGGTTGCAGAAGTCCGTCACCAACCGGATATAACTCCAGGGCTGATCCATGCCAAGGCTCAGGCGTATCGCTCGATGCACCCGGACTGGGAACTTACCCCGAGAGCGCTGGTTAAGCACTGGAGCGCGCTGGGACAGACTACGACTCCCTGGGTTGATCCACGACAGAGGGAGCTTGCTGACTTTCGCGAGAAGTGTGGGATCAAGGACACGTTTCACGAGGAGCTCATCAACCACCTGAAAGCAAGCGCGGAAAAGCCCATACTCCCACCGGGGGTAATACCCGCGGAACTCTTCCATCCGAACCAGCTGGAGTATTACAAAAAATACATGCCCGAGATCGAGATACGTTACACGGAGGTCACGAGCGATGCTTCCGATGTTCCACCAGTCGACCCCATAGTCGAAGATCCGCCGGAACCCCCTCGACCAGAACTTTTAGAAGAAGATTGGGGGTGA
- a CDS encoding vitamin B12-dependent ribonucleotide reductase, whose protein sequence is MFDRHYTTNRNPELQWEKRDVVITRTDGTIAFEQRGVEVPATWSNNATTILAQKYFRGTPGSEERESSLAQVVHRVVVAIGARGVADGYLTDENEVGIFLDELTYVLTNQLASFNSPVWFNIGVEGVPQQASACFILSVGDEMESILNWYREEGLIFKGGSGAGVNLSAIRSSVELLKGGGTASGPVSFMRGADASAGTIKSGGKTRRAAKMVILNVDHPDIEEFIETKANEERKARVLAQAGFDMGIDGKDIISIQYQNANNSVRVTDEFMEAVFEDGSWDLRSVTTGEVIKQVAAKDLMRKIAQAAWGCADPGMQYDSTINRWHTTPSAGRINGSNPCFTGETLVATADGRNAVRIDELVGTDAPVYAKDAKGNTVIRTMRNVRMTRANAEIVEVTLDDGSSVRCTPDHLFMLNDGSYIPVIELQPGDSLERFDSEHEPFVVNPTIPANHKVASIKPVGRADVFDGEVDELHNFAIVTSVSGEMRAAALSGVFVHNCSEYMSLDNSSCNLASINLLKFLNDDGSFDVESFVHVAQLIYTAQDILINLAEYPTGAIARTTHSYRQLGLGYSNLGALLMTLGLPYDSPQARQLSAVLTALMTGVAYRTSAELARQLGPFPGYSQDADAVLQVLEMHRDALTKINESQAPVDLLQTARDVWDETLTLAREYGVRNAQATLLAPTGTISFLMDCETTGIEPAFSLVTYKNTIDGSTMVLPLRSVQVALERLGYSAAERESIASFIANGDGDLLASGLLRLEHGPIFATAVGTNPISAMGHLEMMAAVQPFLSGAISKTVNVPEDTSVELIEELYIQGWILGLKAIAIYRDNCKVAQPLSGTSTAGVEATDDNIWRDLALEAEGITTALSLRVRELEAMLDNPVRERLPRQRRSRTYAFEVGGAEGYATVGEYDDGRPGEIFVKISKQGSTIAGIMDAFSIAVSLGLQHGVPLESFVRKFTNMRFEPAGITDDAELRIASSLVDYLFRRIALDYMDADSRAEHGIHSTAERAVHAAIDAQSSETTRGTSAGGIAVLTKALGQEPLDAIPKPALGSTVRVGSETTLKVSPQRHVDSPMCYTCGTSMLRTGNCYACPSCGQTSGCS, encoded by the coding sequence ATGTTTGACCGACACTACACGACCAACCGAAATCCTGAACTCCAGTGGGAGAAGCGCGATGTCGTGATCACCCGCACCGATGGTACCATCGCGTTTGAGCAGCGCGGAGTAGAAGTCCCCGCAACCTGGTCGAACAACGCCACGACCATCCTTGCCCAGAAGTACTTCAGGGGGACCCCTGGCAGTGAGGAACGTGAATCCTCGCTCGCGCAAGTTGTTCACCGAGTTGTGGTTGCAATCGGGGCACGGGGTGTCGCAGACGGGTATCTGACGGATGAGAACGAGGTCGGCATCTTCCTCGACGAACTCACGTATGTCCTCACCAACCAGCTTGCATCCTTTAACTCGCCGGTCTGGTTCAATATCGGTGTTGAGGGAGTTCCCCAGCAGGCATCAGCCTGTTTTATCCTCTCCGTTGGTGACGAGATGGAATCGATTCTCAATTGGTATCGAGAAGAGGGGCTCATTTTCAAGGGTGGATCCGGCGCAGGTGTAAACCTGTCGGCGATTCGATCATCGGTAGAACTGCTAAAGGGTGGCGGAACCGCCTCAGGGCCGGTATCGTTCATGCGCGGAGCCGATGCCTCGGCTGGAACCATCAAGTCTGGAGGTAAGACGCGCCGCGCGGCCAAGATGGTCATCCTCAATGTCGATCATCCTGACATCGAGGAGTTCATCGAAACCAAAGCCAATGAAGAGCGCAAAGCACGAGTCTTGGCTCAAGCGGGTTTCGACATGGGCATCGACGGTAAGGACATCATCTCGATCCAATACCAGAATGCAAACAACTCAGTTCGTGTCACCGATGAGTTCATGGAGGCTGTTTTCGAAGATGGGAGTTGGGATCTTCGGAGCGTCACTACTGGTGAGGTGATCAAACAGGTGGCGGCCAAGGATCTCATGCGCAAAATCGCCCAGGCTGCTTGGGGGTGTGCGGATCCAGGGATGCAGTACGACTCGACGATCAACCGTTGGCACACCACGCCCAGTGCGGGGAGGATAAACGGATCGAACCCATGCTTCACCGGAGAGACGTTGGTGGCCACAGCGGACGGGCGCAATGCTGTACGGATAGATGAGCTCGTTGGCACCGACGCCCCCGTCTATGCCAAGGATGCAAAGGGCAACACTGTCATCCGAACTATGCGCAATGTCCGCATGACGAGAGCTAATGCCGAGATCGTTGAGGTAACACTTGATGATGGTTCTTCGGTGCGCTGCACTCCAGATCACCTATTTATGCTCAACGATGGCTCGTACATTCCTGTGATCGAGCTACAGCCAGGCGATAGTCTGGAGCGGTTCGACTCCGAACATGAACCGTTCGTCGTAAATCCAACTATCCCGGCCAACCATAAGGTTGCATCAATCAAACCGGTTGGACGCGCCGACGTATTCGATGGCGAGGTTGACGAGCTGCATAACTTTGCTATCGTCACCTCGGTGTCGGGCGAGATGCGCGCAGCAGCACTCTCGGGGGTATTCGTCCACAACTGTTCGGAGTACATGTCCCTCGACAACTCATCGTGCAACCTTGCCTCAATCAACCTACTCAAGTTTCTCAATGACGATGGCTCATTCGATGTGGAGTCATTCGTCCACGTGGCGCAACTCATCTACACTGCTCAGGATATCCTCATCAACCTCGCTGAGTATCCAACCGGGGCAATCGCAAGAACAACCCACTCCTATCGTCAACTTGGACTCGGTTACTCGAACCTTGGCGCATTGCTGATGACACTCGGTCTCCCCTATGATTCGCCGCAGGCTCGACAACTCAGCGCCGTATTAACCGCGCTCATGACCGGTGTTGCATACCGTACAAGCGCTGAGCTTGCCCGTCAATTGGGGCCATTTCCCGGCTACTCTCAGGATGCCGATGCAGTGCTCCAGGTGCTCGAGATGCACCGCGACGCGCTCACCAAGATCAATGAGAGCCAGGCACCTGTTGATCTACTCCAAACCGCCCGGGACGTCTGGGATGAGACCCTGACTCTCGCACGCGAGTATGGTGTTCGAAACGCTCAGGCGACGTTGCTCGCGCCAACAGGCACGATCTCGTTCTTGATGGACTGTGAAACCACAGGAATCGAGCCTGCGTTCTCGCTGGTGACATATAAGAACACTATCGACGGCTCGACCATGGTGCTTCCACTGCGCTCGGTTCAGGTCGCTCTTGAGCGCTTGGGATACAGTGCTGCCGAACGTGAGAGCATCGCTTCGTTCATTGCGAACGGGGATGGAGATCTTCTCGCGAGTGGACTGTTGCGCCTCGAGCACGGACCGATCTTTGCCACAGCTGTCGGCACGAATCCCATCTCAGCAATGGGGCATTTAGAGATGATGGCCGCAGTTCAACCCTTCCTCTCCGGCGCAATCTCAAAGACCGTGAATGTCCCTGAGGACACATCTGTTGAGTTAATCGAGGAGCTCTACATCCAAGGGTGGATATTGGGTTTGAAAGCCATCGCAATCTACCGTGACAACTGCAAGGTCGCCCAACCGCTCTCGGGCACCAGCACGGCTGGCGTTGAAGCCACCGATGACAACATCTGGCGAGACCTAGCGCTCGAGGCCGAGGGCATCACCACCGCACTCTCTCTGCGCGTCAGAGAACTCGAAGCGATGCTCGACAACCCAGTGCGTGAACGGCTACCGAGGCAGAGACGATCACGTACCTATGCCTTTGAAGTCGGGGGTGCTGAGGGATACGCAACCGTTGGAGAGTACGACGACGGACGGCCTGGTGAGATCTTTGTCAAGATCTCCAAGCAGGGATCGACGATCGCGGGCATCATGGACGCCTTCTCGATCGCAGTTAGCCTTGGGCTTCAACACGGGGTTCCCCTAGAGTCCTTTGTGCGAAAGTTCACCAATATGCGTTTTGAACCCGCTGGGATCACCGATGACGCAGAGTTGAGGATCGCATCCAGCCTGGTGGACTATCTCTTCCGACGTATCGCACTCGACTACATGGATGCCGATTCACGAGCAGAACATGGCATCCATAGTACGGCTGAACGAGCGGTACACGCAGCTATCGATGCCCAATCGAGCGAGACTACCCGAGGGACAAGCGCTGGGGGGATAGCAGTACTGACCAAGGCCTTGGGTCAAGAGCCACTGGATGCGATACCAAAGCCTGCACTTGGGTCAACCGTTCGAGTTGGCTCCGAGACGACACTGAAGGTTTCACCTCAACGGCACGTGGATTCACCGATGTGCTATACCTGTGGAACGTCAATGTTGCGGACTGGGAATTGTTATGCCTGCCCTTCGTGTGGCCAAACTTCCGGGTGTTCGTAA
- a CDS encoding haloacid dehalogenase type II, with the protein MNLTDFEALSFDCYGTLIDWEAGISAVLEPWAAANGLQMTNEELLIAYGTQEAQAEAEHPAELYPAILARAIRTLGAQLGVPVTDAVAETFSNSVPNWPAFSDSREALIRLSHHYKLIILSNVDRASFARSNERLGVTFAGILTAQDVGSYKPSPRNFEALLAESDRLGVGQGKLLHVAQSLFHDHLPAQAIGLHTVWINRRHDNPGWGATPEPPASVKPDWTFTSMDALADAVESELA; encoded by the coding sequence ATGAACCTGACTGACTTTGAGGCTCTGAGCTTCGACTGCTACGGTACTCTGATCGACTGGGAGGCGGGGATCTCAGCAGTTCTCGAACCTTGGGCAGCCGCCAACGGTCTTCAGATGACTAACGAGGAGCTCTTGATTGCCTACGGCACGCAAGAGGCACAAGCGGAGGCTGAACATCCAGCCGAACTATATCCTGCGATTCTTGCGCGCGCGATACGCACACTCGGCGCACAATTAGGCGTACCGGTGACAGATGCCGTTGCGGAGACATTCTCGAACTCCGTCCCCAATTGGCCCGCCTTCAGTGATTCGAGGGAAGCCCTAATCAGGCTATCTCATCACTACAAGTTGATCATACTCTCCAACGTCGATCGTGCTTCATTTGCGCGCTCTAACGAACGCTTGGGCGTAACGTTCGCCGGGATTCTCACCGCGCAGGATGTTGGATCCTACAAGCCCTCTCCACGCAACTTTGAAGCGCTTCTTGCTGAGAGTGACCGGCTGGGAGTAGGGCAGGGAAAGCTCCTTCATGTGGCGCAGAGTCTCTTCCACGATCACCTACCTGCTCAGGCAATAGGCCTGCACACCGTCTGGATTAACCGACGCCACGACAACCCAGGTTGGGGTGCCACCCCAGAACCGCCAGCCTCTGTAAAACCAGACTGGACCTTTACATCAATGGACGCTCTTGCTGACGCCGTGGAGTCTGAACTTGCCTAA
- a CDS encoding GntR family transcriptional regulator: MTPVSVADAVADELRRRLLAGHYLAGEQLRDTDLSEEFGIARPTVRVAVQMLVADGLLERGRGRSAEVRRFTASDAVDLYTLRRPIETRALELVIEGDHRLDGIALAMDRFAALESDSAWDVVADHDIGFHRAVFVAAGSPHLLRTFDDVGSEMRLLIAQLRPSYGSVADLAGEHEPMLLALKARDLSRAKSLWDMHFDESEQFFLNLIKERTL, encoded by the coding sequence GTGACCCCTGTCAGCGTTGCTGACGCTGTCGCAGACGAGTTGCGTCGTCGTCTACTGGCGGGCCATTATCTGGCAGGCGAACAGTTGCGCGACACCGACCTGTCTGAGGAATTTGGTATCGCTCGTCCGACTGTTCGAGTGGCCGTACAGATGCTCGTCGCTGATGGGCTTCTGGAGAGAGGTCGCGGTCGAAGTGCGGAGGTGCGCCGTTTCACGGCCTCAGACGCGGTTGATCTGTACACACTGCGTCGGCCAATTGAGACGCGAGCTCTTGAGTTAGTCATTGAGGGTGACCACCGGCTTGACGGGATTGCTTTGGCAATGGATCGCTTTGCGGCACTGGAGTCGGACTCTGCGTGGGATGTCGTTGCTGACCATGATATTGGTTTTCACCGCGCAGTTTTTGTCGCCGCTGGTTCACCCCACCTACTACGTACTTTTGATGATGTCGGCTCCGAGATGCGCCTACTCATCGCCCAGCTACGACCCAGCTACGGCAGCGTAGCAGATCTCGCCGGTGAGCATGAGCCCATGCTCCTCGCTTTAAAAGCTCGGGACCTAAGCAGGGCAAAGTCACTCTGGGACATGCATTTCGACGAGTCCGAACAGTTCTTTCTGAATCTCATAAAGGAGCGTACACTATGA
- a CDS encoding methylated-DNA--[protein]-cysteine S-methyltransferase, giving the protein MRLTRYRIINSPVGLLTLAGQSTCLTNLVMEKTAHPPSERHQWVKDAAAFADVVAQLEAYFAAQRTAFDVALCPGGTSFQRKVWKALSEIPYGETSSYGDIARRIGQPGAARAVGLANGHNPIAIIVPCHRVVGANGALTGYAGGLDAKRTLLDLELGHRREAQRK; this is encoded by the coding sequence ATGCGTTTAACCCGTTATCGAATCATCAACAGTCCGGTCGGATTGCTCACTCTGGCAGGTCAGAGTACATGCCTTACCAACCTGGTAATGGAAAAAACGGCCCATCCGCCTTCTGAGCGCCACCAGTGGGTCAAGGACGCGGCGGCATTCGCAGATGTAGTTGCTCAGCTTGAAGCCTATTTTGCCGCACAGCGGACGGCCTTCGATGTCGCCCTGTGCCCAGGGGGAACCAGTTTCCAGCGAAAGGTATGGAAAGCCCTGTCGGAGATCCCCTATGGTGAGACCAGCTCCTATGGTGACATTGCGCGCCGGATCGGTCAGCCCGGTGCCGCTCGGGCTGTCGGGTTAGCGAACGGACATAATCCAATTGCCATCATCGTCCCATGTCACCGGGTCGTCGGGGCAAACGGCGCCCTCACGGGATATGCCGGTGGGTTGGATGCAAAACGTACCCTGCTCGACCTGGAGCTGGGGCATCGTCGCGAGGCACAGCGCAAATAG
- a CDS encoding AlkA N-terminal domain-containing protein produces the protein MHEDFDRCYRAMQSKDRRFDGWFVVAVETTRIYCRPSCPGHSPLARNVTFYPTAAAAQHAGFRACKRCRPDASPGSPEWDIRQDLVGRATRLILDGTVDRVGVAGLASHLGYSVRQLERHLVTELGAGPLSLARANRAQTARLLIETTAMTFSEVAFAAGFSSIRQFNDTVRTIFANTPSELRARAAGKGTSEVAGESGPPGTLVFRLPFRAPFVPTSLFGHLAATAIPGCEEVRNGAYRRTLRLPNGNGIVALTPLSDHVVCRLTLDNLRDIPVAIARCRWLLDLDADPGAVTDALSGDSVLVSQVLRAPGRRIPRSVDGAEMAIRVILGQQVSTSAARTHGARLAECYGTPIDDPAGGLNRIFPTSEAFQEIGPDALAMPRSRQTAVFALATALASGAIELDPGTDRERTLHQLARLAGIGPWTLEQISMRVLGDPDAFPNTDMGVVKGAKELGLPVTPAALVAHSRRWRPWRSCAVQYLWATQDHPINNWVTEGQPCV, from the coding sequence ATGCATGAGGATTTCGACCGGTGCTACAGAGCGATGCAATCTAAAGATAGACGCTTCGACGGCTGGTTCGTGGTCGCTGTCGAGACCACTAGAATCTACTGTCGACCAAGCTGCCCGGGTCATTCACCTTTGGCGCGCAACGTTACCTTTTACCCGACGGCGGCTGCGGCACAGCATGCAGGGTTTCGGGCTTGCAAGCGGTGTCGGCCGGACGCGTCGCCCGGATCGCCCGAATGGGACATCCGTCAAGACTTGGTGGGACGGGCAACGAGGCTTATCCTCGATGGCACTGTAGATCGGGTGGGTGTTGCTGGTCTCGCATCGCATCTCGGTTATAGCGTCCGCCAGTTGGAGCGCCACCTCGTGACGGAGCTCGGTGCTGGTCCCCTCTCTCTCGCCCGGGCCAATCGAGCCCAGACGGCACGGTTGCTCATCGAGACCACGGCCATGACCTTTAGCGAGGTCGCATTCGCAGCAGGGTTCTCCAGCATTCGCCAGTTCAACGACACTGTGCGCACGATATTCGCCAACACCCCGAGCGAGCTACGAGCTCGTGCCGCCGGTAAGGGCACTTCGGAAGTGGCGGGGGAAAGCGGGCCTCCGGGCACTCTCGTCTTCCGCCTCCCCTTTCGCGCACCGTTTGTTCCGACTAGTCTCTTCGGCCACCTGGCGGCTACCGCTATACCCGGTTGCGAGGAGGTCCGTAATGGTGCGTACCGCCGGACGCTTCGGCTTCCCAACGGCAACGGCATCGTCGCTCTTACCCCACTCTCGGACCATGTGGTCTGCCGACTGACCCTCGACAATCTGCGCGACATTCCAGTCGCCATCGCCAGATGTCGCTGGCTTCTAGATCTGGATGCAGATCCTGGAGCGGTCACCGACGCGCTATCTGGAGACTCGGTGCTTGTTTCCCAAGTGCTACGAGCTCCCGGTCGGCGCATCCCTCGCAGCGTCGACGGCGCCGAGATGGCGATACGGGTTATACTCGGCCAACAGGTTTCGACCAGCGCCGCGCGCACTCACGGTGCGCGTTTGGCAGAGTGTTACGGCACCCCGATTGATGACCCCGCCGGCGGGCTGAACCGAATCTTTCCCACAAGCGAAGCCTTCCAGGAGATCGGCCCGGATGCTCTCGCCATGCCTAGGAGCCGCCAGACAGCGGTATTCGCTTTGGCAACAGCGTTGGCCAGCGGTGCCATCGAGCTCGACCCCGGTACTGACCGGGAGCGCACACTCCATCAGCTGGCCAGACTCGCCGGTATCGGACCATGGACGCTCGAGCAGATCTCCATGCGTGTGCTTGGCGACCCTGATGCTTTCCCCAACACCGACATGGGCGTGGTGAAGGGCGCAAAGGAGCTTGGCCTGCCTGTGACCCCTGCGGCGCTGGTCGCCCACAGCCGAAGATGGCGACCCTGGCGATCCTGTGCGGTGCAGTACCTTTGGGCGACTCAAGACCACCCAATAAACAACTGGGTAACGGAGGGTCAACCATGCGTTTAA
- a CDS encoding NAD(P)-dependent oxidoreductase, whose protein sequence is MRIFLAGASGVIGRHLVPLLVGEGHTVAGMTRTPGKVDWLRDVGAEPIVCDVFERDTLLRVMADFSPELVVHQLTDLPNDPAEVRKQALANRRMRREGTTNLVDAASTCGARMIAQSVAWSLPGDDAEAVEFLERTVLGAGGVVVRYGQFYGPDTYYQDAPPGPPRIRIDEAARLTVMSLGVQSGIVDVFESMGA, encoded by the coding sequence ATGCGGATTTTTCTGGCAGGTGCGAGCGGCGTGATCGGTCGGCACCTCGTACCATTGCTCGTCGGAGAGGGTCACACTGTCGCGGGGATGACCCGCACCCCGGGAAAGGTGGACTGGTTGCGAGACGTTGGCGCCGAACCGATCGTCTGCGACGTCTTCGAGCGCGATACATTGCTCCGAGTCATGGCCGATTTTTCGCCTGAACTCGTGGTTCACCAGCTTACTGACCTGCCTAACGACCCCGCAGAGGTTCGCAAGCAGGCGTTGGCCAACAGGCGGATGCGACGTGAGGGGACGACTAACCTTGTCGATGCGGCGTCCACTTGCGGTGCCCGGATGATTGCCCAGAGCGTCGCCTGGTCGCTTCCTGGCGACGATGCCGAAGCCGTCGAGTTCCTTGAGCGCACGGTACTTGGCGCCGGTGGAGTTGTCGTCCGCTACGGACAGTTCTACGGTCCCGACACCTATTACCAGGATGCGCCGCCAGGTCCGCCTCGGATCCGCATCGACGAGGCCGCTCGACTCACCGTCATGTCCCTGGGAGTTCAAAGTGGGATCGTTGATGTCTTCGAGAGCATGGGAGCATAG